The DNA sequence AGGGCTCGTGGTCTCCACGTTGTTCACTTTGATTCTGGTCCCGGCCCTGTTCAGCCTGGCGCTCGACGCCCGCTCCTTTCTCGCGTCTCGTTTCTCAGGATGGCTCCGCCCCGCGGAGAGCCGCTGATCATCTGGGACCCGTCGGCACGATTCCGCCGCACGCTCGAAGACTTGCAGACTCGGCAGCGGCGAGGATCATGAACCCACCGGCCAGCGCGCCGATACCTCTTTCGGGTCCTATGCGGGATCTTGCGAGTACAATTGGACTTTGTCTAATTTTAGATCTATTATAGCCACATGACCCATGACGACGCTCCCCTGTTGCGCGATCACGGCATCAAGCCGTCTGCCCAGCGGGTCGCGGTCGCCAGCTACGTCCTTCACACACACGATCACCCCTCGGCCGAAGAGGTCTTCGCACGAGTCCGCAAACGCTTTCCGATGGTATCCCGGGGCACGATCTACAACACGCTCAACCTCTTCGTCGAGAAAGGTTTGCTCCGGGGCTTCTCGATGACCGGGGGACACGCGGTTTTCGATGCCAACGTCACGAGCCACCATCACTTCATCGATGAGAGGACCGGAAGGATCTACGACGTGCCGTGGAACGAGATCCGCGTATCCGACGTTTCGAAGCTTGGAGACTTCGAGGTTTCCGAGTATCAGGTCGTGCTACGAGGGCGAAAGCGAAATGGGAGGAAAAGGAGAAAGACAGAATGACCGTGAAGCACAGGACCAAGAACGATCTCAACGAGGCCACCCGCGAGAAGATCATTGGCCTCCTCAATCAGAATCTTGCCGACGCGATTCACCTCGCCCTTCAGGCGAAGCAAGCCCACTGGAACGTCAAGGGACCTTCGTTCATCTCCCTTCACGAGCTTTTTGACAAGCTCTATGACGAGGCGTCGGAGTGGGTGGACCTCATGGCCGAGCGGGCGGTAGCCCTCGGCGGTATTGCCGACGGAACGTTGAAGGGCGTGTCCGGACGAACTCGCCTCGGAAGCTACGGCCTGGATCTGGTTCAAGGCAAAGAGCACCTCGAAGAGCTCTCTGGCTCGGTCGCGGCCTTTGGTCAGGCAGTCCGGAAAGCCATCGACGCCGCCGACGAGGCGGGCGACGCGGATACCGCGGACCTCTTCACCGAGGTTTCCCGGGGCGCGGACAAGATGCTCTGGTTCCTCGAGGCGCATCTGCAGGCCGACCGCTGAAGGAAGAGAATCTACCGAACGTAGCCGAGGGCCTTCAACTGGTCCCGAAGCTCGTCGGTGAGCGGTATCGTATCCGGCGTCAAAGAGCCCCGCGCGGTCAGATCGATCATGTGCTCCCGGAGATACTGCTTCAAAAGCTCGACAGAAATCTGGTCGTGAGAGCTCCCCCTCTCGTCGAGCTCGCGCGGGTCGGCGACGAGATCGTAAATGGCAATGGCGTTGCCCGAAAAATTCCACAGAAGCTTCTGCCGCGGCGTCCGCACACCATGCAAATCGGGACTTCCGATGACCGCCGAGGCGAATACCGGTTGCGGTGGAACGTCGCCCTCGTTCCCCAAGAGCGGTGAAATGTCGCGACCAGCCGCGGCAGGAAACTCGTCGATTCGGGCGAGGCTCAAGAGCGACGGCATGAGATCGATCAGGCTTACCAGGGAATCGACGCGCCGTCCGGCGTCCTCCGACAGAGGCTTCCGAATTAGAAGCGGGACGTGGAGCTGATGATCGAATAGATTCTCGCCATGATTCCAGCCTCCATGCTCCATCAGCTCTTCTCCGTGATCGGAGGTGAACACGACGTAGGTACGATCGAGAATGCCCCGGTTCCGCAGGTCATCGAGAAACGGACCGACCTTCCGGTCGAAACCAATCACGCCGGCTCCGTACTTGGCGTGCCAGGATCTCAGTCGGAAACGTTCCTCGTCATCGGCCCAATCCGTGTCCCTCAAATAGGCCGGGATGTGAGCATATTCTTCCGTGGTCAGCCGAGCGTCGATGCCCGGGTCGACGAGATCGCGAATGGTCTCGAAGTCTCTTCGGGACGGGTCGTAGGGCCCGTGAACGTCCATGAAGTGCAGGTAGAGAAAAAACGGAGCTGAAGTGTCTCCTCGTTCGTCGATCCATTGCCTCGCTGCCTTCAAGATCGTGGTTGTTTTTACCCGCCGTTCGAAGACATCGAAACCTTGCGAAAACCCGTACCGGGGGGAGACGAAAGGGTTGCTTACGAAGGCTGCGGTATCGTAGCCGGCCTCCTGGAGAAGCTCGGCAAGGGTCTCGGCTTCCTGGGGCAGAGCTTCCAGCTGCCCGGCGTCGCCATCCCATTCCCGCAATCCCATCTCCTTCACGGTATGGACCTCGGGATAGAGTGACGTGAAGAGCGTCGCGACCGAGGGTTTGGTCCATGGAGCGTTGGCGAAGCAGTTCTCGAAAACGACCGACTCCAGCGCCAACCGATCGATCGCTGGAGAAATGGGTCCGGGGAAGCCGTAGGCGCCGGTGAAATCAGCACGCAGAGTATCCACGAGAAGAACGACGAAGGACGGACGCTCCGATTCGGCCAAGGGCTGTATCGCTCTTGGCTTGATGACGGGGTTTCCCCAGGCGGTGAGAATCCGATCCGCCCAGGGAGCTCGGGGAGTCGACACCATCGGCCGGGCCCTGAGAGTGAGTCGAACGGGCTTGCCCCCCCAGGCGCCGAGATCGACCCGCGCGGGGTGGAACCGGTTGTGGTCCATCTCTCGCACCTCGCGGCGGAAGATCGAAATCGTTTCTTGACCGATTTCCAGGTCGGCCTCGAAGTCAACGCGGGCTCTGGGAATGCGTCGCTCGGTCAGCAAACCCACGGACATCTCGAGCTCGGCATGATCGGGGAGGACGACGTCGAAGGTGATCTCGGACGGAAACGGCGGCGTGATCGACGGAAGGGTTTGCCCTCCGAGCTCGATCTCCCCGGTCCATTCGGAGTGGTCACGAAAGGCGGCAAAGACCGCTCCCGGCGACGTCTTGCCTGCGCCCGCCACGAGCTCCGTAAGGTCGATCGGACGTTCGCATCCCATCACCGCAAGCGAGCTCGCCAACGCGACGACCCTTTTCAAGAAGGGTAGGCAGGTGCCCTTCCTCATCGATCCGTCATTATCGCGTGGGGCAGGCGCGACCTCAATGTCTCGGATCCTCCCGCGGTAAAGTTCCGGAAACCCGGGGCGAGCAATCTTCGTAATCGTTAGTATGCGTGACTTTCTCCTCGATATGCGGTACGGCCTCCGAATGCTGACGAAAACCCCGGTCGTGGCCGCGGTGGCTGCAGCCTCCCTCGCCCTGGGAATCTCGGCCAATACCACGACGTTCGCGGTGGCCAATGGCTTTCTCTTCGCCCCGTTCCCGTTTCCGGACCAGGACGAGCTGGTCCTGATCTCTGAAATCCACGCGAAGAGCACGGACGATGAATGGGTCTCTCCCGGGAACTTTCTCGACTATCGGGCACGGGCCACCGTCTTCGATCGCCTGGTCGCCTACGACGTGCTGCCAGCGAATCTGACCGGCGGAGACGAGCCGGAGAGGGTGCGCCTGGTGAAGATGAGCCCCGAGACGTTCCGCGTCCTCGATCGAAGCCCTCTGCTCGGCCGAGACTTCGACGAGAAGGAGGGAGTCGCCGGCGCGGGAAATGTCGCCGTTCTCTCCTATCCATTCTGGCAACGCTACTTCGCCGCCTCTCGTTCGATTCTCGGCGAGGTGGTCACCATCGACGGTAAGGGCTTCGAGGTCGTCGGAGTGATGCCTCAGGACTTCGATTTCCTTCCCGCAAATGTGGACCTCTTCGTTCCCACGAGCTGGGAGGACCGGAGCTCGGATCGCGAGCGTGCGCTCCTGGTCTTGGGCCGCCTGAAGGAGGGTCGCACGCCCGAGGAAGCGGAAGCCGAGATTACCGCGATCTCGAGCCAGCTCGCGGGGGAGCTTCCGGAGCAAAACGAAGGCTATCGCGCCATCACCATGCCCCTCCGCGACTACTTCCCTGGCCGGACGGACACGCTCCTCATGTACATCCTGCTCACCGTGTCGGGATTCGTTCTTCTGATCGCCTGCGCCAATATCGCGAATCTTCTCCTCGCGCGCGCCGAGGCCCGACAGAGGGAAGTGGCGGTTCGCAGCGCGCTCGGAGCCGGGCGGTCGCGTATCCTGCGGCAGCTCCTGACCGAGAGCTCGATTCTCGCCCTCCTGGGAGGGGCCCTGGGTGCGTTTCTCTCGGTTTACAGCGTGCGATGGGTGAGGCAGTCCATGCCCGCCGAGCTTCCACTTTCGTTTCTTCCGGAAATGGACCGAACGGTGCTCCTCTATACGCTCGCGACGTCGATGATCGCGGGAATGATCTTCGGGATCGCGCCCGCCCTTCACACTTTCGCCGACGATCTCCGCGAAGCCCTGGGGGAGTCGAGCCGCGGCGGGACCGCTACCCGCAAACGGAATCGGCTCCGGAACGCCTTCGTCGTCGCCGAGATCGGGGCCGCTCTCGCGCTTCTCATCGGTTCCGGAGCTCTCATGAACATCTTCCGCGAGTACATCATGCCCGACCCCGGATTCGAGGTGAATCGCCTTCTGACCGCGCAGCTCACCCTCTCGGAGGATCGGCATCCCGACGACGCCGACGTCCGGCGCTTCTACCACGAGGTCTCCGTCCGGCTTTCGGAGATTCCCGGTGTCACCGGGGTCGCGGTGATGAACGAGCTTCCGCGAAGCCGAGCCTCGGGTGCGACGGAATTCACCATCGAAGGACGCGCGCCGCTGCGGCACAACGAGGAACCGGTCAGCGGCTTCCAGGCGGTTAACGCGACCTACTTCACCACCCTTGGGGTGTCGATCCGCGCGGGTCGCGGAGTGACCCTGGCGGATCGAGAGGACTCGGAGCCGGTCGCGGTGGTCAACGAGAGCTTCGTCGAGAAGTTCTTTCCCGATGAGGATCCGCTGGGAAAGCGGCTGGTCGTGAAGGGCACACCGCGCCGCATCGTCGGCGTCTCGGAGACCATCTATCAGGCGAGGATGCCCGATGAAGGCGGAAAGCTCGGACCGGTGATCTATCTTCCGATGGAGCAACAGCCGGTTCGGACGAAGAGCTTCGCCCTCCGGGTGCAAGGGGACCCCTCCGCTCTCGCGCCCGACCTGCGCTCGGCGATCTGGGCCGTCGATCCCGAGCAGCCGGTGAGCAAGGTCCAGACCCTGGCGGAGCACATCGAAACCGAGCTCTCCGGTCCCAGGATCATTGCCGTCGTTCTCACCATCTTCGCCTCGACCGCGTTGTTACTCTCGGCGATAGGTATCTACGGGGTCATGGCCCATGGCGTCGCCCAGAAGACGCGGGAGATCGGAATCCGCATGGCGCTGGGCGCCGCGGGAAGAGACGTCGTAGGGCTCGTCACCCGGCAGGGAATGCGACTCGCCCTCTTCGGCCTCCTCCTGGGAACGCCCTTCGCCTTCGCCCTTACCCGGCTCGTGGGCTCGACGTTCGTGAGCACGACCGGCGTCACACTCCAGATGGTGCTGACCGTCGTCACCGTCCTCGCGGCCGTGGCGTTTGCCGCGACCTACCTTCCCGCGCGGAAAGCCTCCCGCATCCAGCCGGTCAGAGCGCTTACGACCGAGTAGCCGCAAAGCGCGAGGAGAAGCCCGTCGCGATTCGACTCGGCTACCGCGTCGGGCGCAAGACGACGATGGTGTCGATGGGATTCCGATCGTCTGGAGGTAGCTGCAAGACTATGTCAGGCTGACGCGTGAAACCGATCGCGCGGCCGGATCCAAAGAGGCGAGCGTCCTTCAGTGCGAGGTCCGCGGTTCCGGGAAGGACCAGGCGCTCGGGGGCATCCGCGGAAAGAACGTGAACGTAGACGACGCCGTCTCTCGACGTCGCCACTCCCCAGGACTGAGGGCGCATCGGACCGCCCCGAGTACCGTAGATCGTCTCGCCGAAGGTACGAGTCCAGACGCCGATCTCGCGAAGCCGATCCACCGCCTCGGAAGGAATCGTCCCCTCGGGTGTCGGCCCGACGTTCAAAAGCAGGTTCGCGTCGTGACCCGCGGCGCGGACGAGATAGTGAACGAGATCCTTCGTGCTCTTGAAATCCCGGTCCGAGGCATTGAATCCCCAGGAGCCGTTGGTGGTGTCGCAGGTTTCGAGGGGCAGGGTACCCACCTCCGTCGTGTTGTAGCCGAAGGTGTTGGCGCCCGGAAGGTCGCGCTCGAACATCTGGAACCCCTCGCCCTCAAATGGGGCCACGTGGTGGTTGTTCCCGATGAGTGCTCCAGGCTGAAGCCGATGGATGAGGTCGTAGGTCTCCTCGAGCTTCCAGTCGACGTGAGTCGAACGGTCGTTCTTGTCGGCCTCGTTTACGTGCTGATCCCACCAGCCGTCGAACCAGAACCCTCCGAGCTCACCGTAGTCTCCCCCCGCGAGCTCGGCCACCTGGGCATTCATGTACTCGAGATAGGCGTCGAAGCTTCCCGACTCCGGCCGCCCGGCATGGCGCCCCGTCTTTCCTCGAGGGTAGTAGTCGAAGTGATGCCAGTCGAGGTGCGAGTGATAGAGGAAGAGCTTCAAACCGGCTTTCCGGCATTCCTCGGCGAGCGTCTTCAAGACGTCCTTTCCGTAAGGCGTCCGCTCCACGATGTCGTAGTCGCTGACCTTCGAGTCCCACATCGCGAAGCCGTCGTGGTGCTTGGACGTGATGGTGATGTAGCGCATTCCCGCATCCTTCGCGATGCGTACCCATTCGGCCGGGTCGTAGTCCACCGGGTCGAATCGCGAGGGAAGCTTTTCGTATTCTTCGACCGTCATCCGGTCGTTCTCCATCACCCACTCCCCTTTTCCCAGAAGGCTGTAGACGCCCCAGTGGATGAACATTCCGAAGCGCGCCTCGCGGAACCACTCCTGGGCTTCGGTCTGTGGATCCTGGGCCACGGCGGCGGAAGCGTAGAGGGCCATCGCGGCGAAAGCAGCTCTGAGTCCCATTTTTCTTGGCGTCACGTGCTGCGAATCCCTAAGCAACGAGTCCTGTTGTCTCCCGGCGACACGGCAAACCTCCGGGGACCTGGTTTCGCGAGTACTGGGACGCAATGAGATGGCGCAATTGGGTCACTCCAAAGCAACCGTACGATACAGGATTCGGGGTGGACCATGGGATCGGGATCGGCGCGGTGAGGATTGCGTCTCGCATTCGCGATACTTTCGATTCCCGAGCGAGCCCCGCCGCTCCGAGCGGCGAATCGAGCCCGCCAAAGGGGATGTTGTGCTTGACCCAGGCA is a window from the Vicinamibacteria bacterium genome containing:
- a CDS encoding transcriptional repressor, giving the protein MTHDDAPLLRDHGIKPSAQRVAVASYVLHTHDHPSAEEVFARVRKRFPMVSRGTIYNTLNLFVEKGLLRGFSMTGGHAVFDANVTSHHHFIDERTGRIYDVPWNEIRVSDVSKLGDFEVSEYQVVLRGRKRNGRKRRKTE
- the dps gene encoding DNA starvation/stationary phase protection protein Dps, whose protein sequence is MTVKHRTKNDLNEATREKIIGLLNQNLADAIHLALQAKQAHWNVKGPSFISLHELFDKLYDEASEWVDLMAERAVALGGIADGTLKGVSGRTRLGSYGLDLVQGKEHLEELSGSVAAFGQAVRKAIDAADEAGDADTADLFTEVSRGADKMLWFLEAHLQADR
- a CDS encoding sulfatase, with amino-acid sequence MRKGTCLPFLKRVVALASSLAVMGCERPIDLTELVAGAGKTSPGAVFAAFRDHSEWTGEIELGGQTLPSITPPFPSEITFDVVLPDHAELEMSVGLLTERRIPRARVDFEADLEIGQETISIFRREVREMDHNRFHPARVDLGAWGGKPVRLTLRARPMVSTPRAPWADRILTAWGNPVIKPRAIQPLAESERPSFVVLLVDTLRADFTGAYGFPGPISPAIDRLALESVVFENCFANAPWTKPSVATLFTSLYPEVHTVKEMGLREWDGDAGQLEALPQEAETLAELLQEAGYDTAAFVSNPFVSPRYGFSQGFDVFERRVKTTTILKAARQWIDERGDTSAPFFLYLHFMDVHGPYDPSRRDFETIRDLVDPGIDARLTTEEYAHIPAYLRDTDWADDEERFRLRSWHAKYGAGVIGFDRKVGPFLDDLRNRGILDRTYVVFTSDHGEELMEHGGWNHGENLFDHQLHVPLLIRKPLSEDAGRRVDSLVSLIDLMPSLLSLARIDEFPAAAGRDISPLLGNEGDVPPQPVFASAVIGSPDLHGVRTPRQKLLWNFSGNAIAIYDLVADPRELDERGSSHDQISVELLKQYLREHMIDLTARGSLTPDTIPLTDELRDQLKALGYVR
- a CDS encoding ABC transporter permease, with protein sequence MRDFLLDMRYGLRMLTKTPVVAAVAAASLALGISANTTTFAVANGFLFAPFPFPDQDELVLISEIHAKSTDDEWVSPGNFLDYRARATVFDRLVAYDVLPANLTGGDEPERVRLVKMSPETFRVLDRSPLLGRDFDEKEGVAGAGNVAVLSYPFWQRYFAASRSILGEVVTIDGKGFEVVGVMPQDFDFLPANVDLFVPTSWEDRSSDRERALLVLGRLKEGRTPEEAEAEITAISSQLAGELPEQNEGYRAITMPLRDYFPGRTDTLLMYILLTVSGFVLLIACANIANLLLARAEARQREVAVRSALGAGRSRILRQLLTESSILALLGGALGAFLSVYSVRWVRQSMPAELPLSFLPEMDRTVLLYTLATSMIAGMIFGIAPALHTFADDLREALGESSRGGTATRKRNRLRNAFVVAEIGAALALLIGSGALMNIFREYIMPDPGFEVNRLLTAQLTLSEDRHPDDADVRRFYHEVSVRLSEIPGVTGVAVMNELPRSRASGATEFTIEGRAPLRHNEEPVSGFQAVNATYFTTLGVSIRAGRGVTLADREDSEPVAVVNESFVEKFFPDEDPLGKRLVVKGTPRRIVGVSETIYQARMPDEGGKLGPVIYLPMEQQPVRTKSFALRVQGDPSALAPDLRSAIWAVDPEQPVSKVQTLAEHIETELSGPRIIAVVLTIFASTALLLSAIGIYGVMAHGVAQKTREIGIRMALGAAGRDVVGLVTRQGMRLALFGLLLGTPFAFALTRLVGSTFVSTTGVTLQMVLTVVTVLAAVAFAATYLPARKASRIQPVRALTTE
- a CDS encoding alpha-L-fucosidase; translated protein: MGLRAAFAAMALYASAAVAQDPQTEAQEWFREARFGMFIHWGVYSLLGKGEWVMENDRMTVEEYEKLPSRFDPVDYDPAEWVRIAKDAGMRYITITSKHHDGFAMWDSKVSDYDIVERTPYGKDVLKTLAEECRKAGLKLFLYHSHLDWHHFDYYPRGKTGRHAGRPESGSFDAYLEYMNAQVAELAGGDYGELGGFWFDGWWDQHVNEADKNDRSTHVDWKLEETYDLIHRLQPGALIGNNHHVAPFEGEGFQMFERDLPGANTFGYNTTEVGTLPLETCDTTNGSWGFNASDRDFKSTKDLVHYLVRAAGHDANLLLNVGPTPEGTIPSEAVDRLREIGVWTRTFGETIYGTRGGPMRPQSWGVATSRDGVVYVHVLSADAPERLVLPGTADLALKDARLFGSGRAIGFTRQPDIVLQLPPDDRNPIDTIVVLRPTR